Part of the Diceros bicornis minor isolate mBicDic1 chromosome 2, mDicBic1.mat.cur, whole genome shotgun sequence genome is shown below.
CACTGGTCTGTCCTCAGTGCCTGGCCCAGTCTGCACACACAGGGAGATTCTTattccttctgtttctttctcttgcctcattGCACTGGCTGTGCCCTCTAGTAGCAGGAGCTTATTAAATAACCTCTGGAGTGAAGGACCAGCCTGTCTCTCCATCACACAGGAGGCAGCAGCAACTCACCTCTGCAGAGAAGTCCCCGTGGTGCAGGAGAAGCAAGGTGTCCCCGGACTTGGTGGAGTATGGGACCAGCTGGTCACCCCGCTGCCGGGCTATCACGGTGACCTGGCCAGAGAATTTAGTGTTAGAGCTGAGGGGGGTCATCAGTCCGCCCGGTGCCCGCATCCCTCCGCACTGTGTGCCAACTAGGGGAGTGAGTGAGGACACCCCCGCCAACCCTGGAGCCTCTCTCTCCACACATCTGCCTGGGGTACACCAGCCCCCCGAGGTCGGCCAAGCTGCTCCATTCGGAGCTTCAGGGAGGACCCAGGCAGAAGCAGGATTCGGagcagagcagggctgggggtggggctgggactgCACATGACAGGGTCAGGAACACGAGACCAAGTATTTACAGAGCAAAAAAacgggctgggggaagaggggctgCATGGGGTAGGAAGAACCCTCATTAGGCATAATTATGAGATCCCTCTAGAAGTGCAGCTCTTAACATAGGGTCCATGGATGCCCACAGATGGCTGTGGGGGACTGCCATCTGAAACTGCTCAAAGGCATGCCCGACTGTATGTGAAAGTGAGCACATGAAAGCATTTCCTGGAGGGAGGGTCTGAAGCATTCACAACATTGTCCAAGATGCCTGTGCCCAGGAAGGATAGGAAGCCCTGCCTTAGTCTGCCCTGGGGGAGCTGGATTACCATGTGAGCTGGGCCCAGGTCGGGGTCATCACCACTCAGCCCCGCATAGGAAAAGGAGACGCGCAGGTCTCCGacctgggggtgggagagaagTGAGGTGAGCGAGGCAGGTGGCAGTCAGCCTGGGCTTGGGCCCATGGCGCCGTCGAAGCCTCCACGCCTCGGCTCAGACGGTCCCATCACCTAGaatgcctctcctctcccttttcATTTGGATGAGTGCAGCTGTGGATTCAACGAAATCGAATCAGAGTCTATAGCAGGAATGTGACTCCTGTGTGTTGTCTGGGATGGTACTCCAAGGCCCTGATCTTTGCTATCTGAGCAGCCCAAGCCCCTGTGTGTACCTCTGGATACTTGGGGTTTTCACTGTGGTAGAAATAGTCTCCCCGGCGAATGATGTCCACGTGGGGGTCCTCTAGCTTGGACAGGCTCAGCGGCTTGAAGTTGTCGATTTTGTCAATGAGGCCTGAGAGAAGTGGGGTGGTTAGAAACAGTGGTGTGCAAACTGAAACACCCTCGGTCTGCAAACCCCTCAGCCTGACACCCTTCCCACCGCGCCCTCATACATACTTCACAGCCTGGCCATGCTGCTGCCTCCTGGCTCATGCCCCTTGGGGCCTTCACGAACACGCTCTCCCACCTGGAGCGCCCTTCTCCAACCCACCTCTTGCACAGCTTCTCCTCTGCCAGCCCCatttcctccagaaagccttccctgTCCCCTCTCCCTATCCAGAGTGACCACAGTTGTGGGAATGGCCCTAGCCCTGGACCCATCCCACCTTGCCTCCAGTCACCTGTGTCCCAGCCTGGCTCCCCTGCTGCAGAGAGCACTTGACAGAGCCCCAGGAGTTACTGGGGCGGTGATGCTGCCTTGTCCCTTGCAAGCTTCTCTTGGAGTCACTTGGGAGCGGCCTGTGATGAATCAACCCCTCCCTGGTACAGGGTTGGATGCCAGGTGGGGCTCAGAAGTGAAGCCCTCAGGGGCAGCCTTGTCTCTACTGCTGGCTCGAGGGCACCCTGAGGAAGGGCTCTTGGCTCTCTCTGGTCAGAACCTGCAGCAGCGCCTGGCGCTCATTCCCCGGAAGAGCCGGGTTTCAGAGGAacctggctggggtgggggtgctctACATGAGTCCCTTGCACCCTGGGGATCTGCCTTCACCCTGGCCCAAAGTGTGATGCTGGGAAAGTGCCAGCTGATCCCCTGCCTAGGGCAGTGTGGACCCCTTTAACCACCTGAGGGCTGAGTGCTGGGGGGCGACCGCGTGGAAGCACAGGGCCTCTGGGTTGCTGCTGGCTCGCCTGAAGGGGCTGGAGACTTACCTGCCGAGAGGAAAAACCTGCCAATTTGGACGAAGGGGGCTGTTGCCGTGAATGACTCCACTGCCATGGCACTGTGGGAGAGAGAGGGTGCTGTCAGTGGAGCGGGCAGCAAGTGGGAGCTGTCTGGTCCCTTTGGGTTGTGCTAGGAAGGGTCCCCATCTAGGGGGCTCCTGTAAGTCCAGACCAGCCCAGGCACTGCAGACATCTTGTCTTCACCACCTGCTCCACTCCCTGGACAGGGTGCCCTTGCTCTGTCTCCTGTCCCCCAGAGCTTTGGAGGTCTCTTGCCTAGACTCCTGCCAGCCGTCAGACGGACCTTCCATGGCCTTCACACCCTCACTGACCCTTCCCAGCTCCAGGTAGCATCCACTGTACACATTCTAGGCCTCTCCTGGCACAGCCCTGCCCACGGCTGCAGGCAGCTGTGCTCCAGCTTTATGCCCGCTTCACCATCCCCACATCCCTGAGCTGCTAACCACCCTCTGCCAAAATCCTCTGAAGGCCCAGATCAAATGCCACTGCCTCCTGAAAGCCCTTCTTGATTGTCCTCCCAGCCCCATGGCTAATTGGTAAAGTGCTCCATTGGTGCGGTACATGCAAATGCCCTTAGGCACTCAGGCCAAGCCTTATACTTGTGACCTGTTTGAGGGGAGCTTGTTTGGGGTCAGAGACGTCAGCTCTTGCCTCTCTGTGTTCCTGGAGCCCAGCACAGGAGCTGGCCTCAGAACCACGTCCCACCCTTCCATCAACTCATGAGGCAGAAGTAACTCAATCCCATTACTcagatgagggagctgaggctGGGACCTGCCAGTGGCACGCAAGGCTGTGCTCAGGCCTGGGGTCCAGTTCTCACCTAGGGTTTTTGTGGCCAATTTCTCTGTCGAAGTTTCTGCTGTTGACGATCTCCGATCTCCATTCGGTGTCTATTGCAAGGAGAGGGAAAAACTCAGAAACCGTGGTAAGAGTGGCCACTGGCCCCACGTTCTCTTAGCCAAACTCGTGGTCACTTGGGGGCCAAAGGTGCAGCTCCTGGAGCCTCGCTGGAGGGATAGAAGAGCAGGGCCCTGAGGACCGGCACCCAGGGATCCCCACGCCTGGTTCTGTGCCCTTCCCGCTGGCATCAGCCTCTGCTAAAAGCAGACAGCACGTGCGCACAGGGACACGCCAGACTGAGGCGTGGCCCGGGAGAATGGGGCCCAGTACTCACTGTAGGAGTACCTCCTCTCTGTCTTCACCTGCCCATCCTCGGTGAACTCCCTGCAGGGAAAGCAAGGCAGCCCCAGGGTCAGCCCTTCACTCCTGAGACATTCCAATCTCTAAGCATCTCTAACAGGAAGCAACTCGGGAAGACCAGGTCAAACTCCCCAGTGGAGCAGGCTTTGTCCGCACCAGCCCAGAGACGGGGTGCTCACTCCCTGGCAGAAAGCCACTTCCATCCCTCGAAGGCCCTGACTGGAGACAAGAGCTTTCTCATCGGGAGCTGAAATCCATCTCCACTGGCTCACGCCAAGGGGCCCAGACCTGCCCTCTGGGCTCAGAGATCTGCCTGCACCCTCTGCTCCAGGACAGCCTGGGGGAGGCCCTGCAGCTGCCCTTCTCCAAGCTGAGCTGAGCTGCCCTGGCTGCCCCGGCTGCCccagccacctcccctcccctcactcagAGTCCATGTGGCTCAGCTCCAGGTGACCCCAGCCTGGCCAGTGATGGCCTACCCTGAGACTTCTGTCAGAACTGACAGGATGTAGCTGGGAGGCCACCTCTGCCCCTCACGGGAGAGAAGATGGAACCAATGCACGGGAAAGCATTGTTTGCAGCCCGGAGCTGGTCACGGCTCAAGCATGGGCATCCCTGGATAACTTCCTAGATGATGAGCCAATCACTCCCCCTTTCTTCCTTGAGCCACCCTGCCTTAGATTCCTGCCATCTCCAAACAAAAGATCACTGGCTAATAATTCTGGCATAATTGGGCATTtctctgagaggaagattttatacttgaaattttAGAAGCGTCACAATGAAAGCACCCTGCATGTCATCCTAACAGCTGCACCTCCCTTGGCACCTCACCTGGACTCCTCTGTCTCCACCCACTGGAACATCTCCACATGCCGCCGCAGTTTCACAGCCGGAAGGTGGACCCCGTAGTTTGGATCAGACAAGAGCTTCAAAGAGATtcaaagaaaacaagaagaatAAAGGCTAACCCTCACATTAGCCCAGAGGGCCGAGCTCCAGGGAAGCTGGACTGGAAGAGAAACCGGCAAGGAGAGCGGGAGCAGGATGGGAGTTCCACGGCTGCTTCACGAGCGAGAATGGAGTGAAGCTGCCTGTTCCCAGTTCTCAGCACTCCTCTGTGACCACGAGCCTCACACGACAAGATTAGGCTGCATGGCCCAATGGCAAGGTGCCAACGACATGTACTTGGTATTCAAACAGGAGAGGTTCAGTAACCAGTGGACCCTTGTAGCCTTGCACTGGACACACGAGCTAATCACAACCGTTTGTACACCTCgcaccacgtgccaggcactgtgccaagagGTTAGCTACTAAATCCCTCGAATCTTCAAACTGGCCTCTGAGTTTGTTATAATTATTCTCccgattttacagatgaagatgtTGAGACCCAGGAGTGATGGGTCCACACAGCTGCTGAGTGGTGAAGTCAGAAATCACACCCATGTGTGTCcatctccaaagcccatgctttcAAAATGCTCACCCAGAAACTATCCAGCAAGgcgcccccagcctctggcaggtCACAGCCATCGCCCAACCTACCTTAGACGTTCGCAGGGCCCCAATGATGTGCACCAGCCTTCCCTCGTTCTCTGGAGCCACAGTGTGGATGCTGTCAGCAGACACCACAAGTGAGAGGCCCTCGGCCAGGGAGGTTGCTGTCTTCAAGGCACGGCCCTATGAGCAAGGGGAGTGAGGCTTCAACAACTCAGGCATGGCTTACACCATTGTGCTTACTGCAGTCTGTCAGGGCAGGATGGGGCCTAAGGGAGCACTGAGACTGATCTCCCCACTTCACGGTTGGAAAACTGAGGTGTAGCAAGGGGCAGAGTTGGGACTGGACCCCAGGATTCCTGCTTTTCTCAGCAGACCTTGTCCCGCCACTCCACTGCCAATCTCAGGACCGCCCCCGTGTTGGGAACAGCTGTGCTTTTGCCTGCcctgtctctccttccctcattttcctctgccttttcctCCCCCCCGCTTCTCTCGGTCCATGTAGTTTACACGGGCCAATCGGTACAGCTGTCCAAATTATGCGACCCAGGCCTAGTGAATCAGAACATGTGTCCACTGCCAGAGGGACTGGTTCAGAGAGAGGACTGAGACCCAAGCCAGACACTGAGAGATCTCCCTGCGACTTCTGCTAAACTGATTTAGAAAGAGACGGTTCCTCTTTTCTCTGGGGTTGCTAAGCTGGTTGGATGTGACTCTGGAGTTGCCGGGCCACTTGTGCCACCACAAAGGGAGAGCCTGCCGAAGAAAAATCCACAACAGAGAGAAACAGgcaagagatggagaaatggagatTCCTGGTGACCCAGCATGAATGCCTGGATCTAACCATGCCTGAAGCTGGTACTATGCCAAGGATTTCAGGTGAGTAAAATGATCCATTTCACTTCTTGCTTATGTCAGTTGTGAGGTGGGTCACGACAGAAAGAATTCTGATTAATTCAGCACGCACCACCCCCCCTCATCATTTGTAAAATCTAGGCCCTCATTACCAAATCCAGGCACTAGATTCAGAGCCTTTGCTCCTGATGCTGTGGGACCCTCAATCTGCACAGAGGGACCCAGAACATTTTACCTCATTGGTGAAAATTAAGTAGAAGGAGAGCAGGAAGGTCATGAGCCCCACAAACATTCCACCCGAGGTCTCACTCAGCCGCTCCAGGAAGCCTGGCTGGGGGTCAGTCGTAATTTTGACATGTTCTCTCCTCTTACTCGAACTGGaatactgaaggaaaaaaaaaaactcacaatgAAAATTGGcgttaaaaataaattgaattttcctatttatttatactcagtttttattgatttttaattacgTATGGTAAAAAAGCAGatattaagtgtacagtttgacgggttttgacaaatgcatccCCCATCTGACCAACAGCCAGAcggagatacagaacatttctgtcaccccaggaagtttccttgtgtcccttccctgccaatcttcccctctccccaccctctggAGGTACAACCATTTGAATTTGTATCACTGTAGATTAGTTCTGCCTCTTCCAGAACTtggtataaatggaatcgtacagcACACACTCTCTTTTGTCCAGATCCTTTAACTCAGCATGGTGCTCCTGAGGTCCATCTCTGTGGTGCTGGGTATGGCAGTGGCTTGCTCCTTTTCCTGGTTGATCAGTGGGCCACGGAAGAGCACACGTTTCTTGATTCATTCCCCAGTGGAAGGGTATCTTGGTTGTTTCAAGTTCTTAGATATTATGAATGACGCTTCCATGAACGTTCATGGACATGTCTTTATGCAGACGTGTGCTTCCATTTCCCTTAGGTATCGCATAGATACCTAGGAGGGGAACTGCTGGATCAGAGGGAAGATAtatgttttttaagaaactgccaaattgttttaaaaacaggTGATTAGAGATACATTTTTAATTCAATTCACCAAACAGTGGCTGAACTTCCAGAGGGCTGTGATGGGCCTTGTAGGGGTAGAGAGGCTTTAGGGCCATTGAGTTACAGCACAAACAGCACTAGGCCATGCTGAGTGTCTGGTGAGAGAAGCAAATCCAGTGCTAAAGGAGTGACCCCTTCCTGCTGGGGGATCAGGGCAGGCTCCCTGTAGGAGGGATGTGAGTGAGCTCTCagaggcagaccctgggctgagggcaTCCCCAGCAGGCGGAACTATATGAGCAAtggtgaggaaggaggaattgCTTCTCAGGGAACAGCTGCCTATCTGCTCTGGCTGGGTCGTGGCGGGTGTGGCGAGGAGACGAAGGCAGCTAGGCACGTCTCGGTGGGTTCATGGCAGGCCTCAAATCCAGAATCAGTGGATCAGGCTTTATCCAGCCAATAACAGAAGGATGGTTTGGAATGTGTCCGCTGCTGTCGAGAGTGTCGTCATCAAGggcaggactctgcagccagaagactgggtttgaatccaggctctgccGTGCACCAGCCAGGAGACCTCGGGCAAGCAATTCAACCCCTCGGcgccctccatttcctcatcggtaaaatggggataataattcaaCACGGAGGGTTGTGGGGAGAACCAGAGGACGTAATTATCAGCTGGCTCAGTGCCTAGGGCACAGTAAGCATGGCACAGCTTCTAACCGGTGGAAGGTTATCAGCTTTCTCTGTAACTGATACCAAGGCTGGTACCAAGGCTGGGGATGAGCTGACATAAGCCACAAAGATGTAAAATGGTTCCCAGATGAGCACTCAGGGTGAGCCAGGCCCTGAGTGCAGGACTGGGGGGATCAGAGGAGAGATTGCAGTCAGCCTCTGCTTGAAACAGGTGAAGGCCATGTTCTCTGAATTCTCCCCAAATGCCACGAGCCCAGGCCTGCCAGGGGCCAATGTCCACTGCATTCAGAAATGGTCTTGACTTTCCATGCCATCTGGAAACAGCGGAGCAACTTGCTGCAGGCAGGTAGGTGACCACCAGCCATCATAATGATGACAGTGGCAAACACACCAGTCTCTCACAGGCCAGTCACGTGCAAGCACAAGGAGGTGGGCGCTATCACTCCCCCACTTCGcagatgagaaaacggaggcTCAGCAGTGAAGCCATCAGCCCAGATCACTTAGCTTCTGACAGATGGAGTTAGCATTCAAATCCGGGCAGCCCAAGGCCACTCTCCTGCCACTCTGCCCTGGGCTGCATTCCTCACTTCTTGGGCTGTAATGAGAGGCGACCATGGGGGGCCAGCTGCAGGCAGGACGGGTCAAGAAAAGAAGCTGGTCCTGCTACTCCCCGCTTAGGAGTATGACACACCCAGTGACATGACACACCCAGCCCACATTCTGAATCCAGCTCCCAGCAAATACAGAGGCTCACGGACTTTCCT
Proteins encoded:
- the TMEM43 gene encoding transmembrane protein 43 isoform X1, which gives rise to MAANYSSSSKRREHVKITTDPQPGFLERLSETSGGMFVGLMTFLLSFYLIFTNEGRALKTATSLAEGLSLVVSADSIHTVAPENEGRLVHIIGALRTSKLLSDPNYGVHLPAVKLRRHVEMFQWVETEESREFTEDGQVKTERRYSYNTEWRSEIVNSRNFDREIGHKNPSAMAVESFTATAPFVQIGRFFLSAGLIDKIDNFKPLSLSKLEDPHVDIIRRGDYFYHSENPKYPEVGDLRVSFSYAGLSGDDPDLGPAHMVTVIARQRGDQLVPYSTKSGDTLLLLHHGDFSAEEVFRREQKSNSMKTWGLRAAGWMAMFMGLTLMTRILYTLVDWFPVFRDLVNIGLKAFAFCMATSLTLLTVAAGWLFYRPLWALFIGCLALVPVIVARTRVPAKKLE
- the TMEM43 gene encoding transmembrane protein 43 isoform X2, which translates into the protein MAANYSSSSKRREHVKITTDPQPGFLERLSETSGGMFVGLMTFLLSFYLIFTNEGRALKTATSLAEGLSLVVSADSIHTVAPENEGRLVHIIGALRTSKLLSDPNYGVHLPAVKLRRHVEMFQWVETEESREFTEDGQVKTERRYSYNTEWRSEIVNSRNFDREIGHKNPSAMAVESFTATAPFVQIGRFFLSAGLIDKIDNFKPLSLSKLEDPHVDIIRRGDYFYHSENPKYPEVTVIARQRGDQLVPYSTKSGDTLLLLHHGDFSAEEVFRREQKSNSMKTWGLRAAGWMAMFMGLTLMTRILYTLVDWFPVFRDLVNIGLKAFAFCMATSLTLLTVAAGWLFYRPLWALFIGCLALVPVIVARTRVPAKKLE